The following coding sequences are from one Canis lupus dingo isolate Sandy chromosome 21, ASM325472v2, whole genome shotgun sequence window:
- the LOC112667825 gene encoding olfactory receptor 2AT4-like, with product METIACNGSEDSSPIFYLVGIPSLPKSLFLPIFFVFLFLYLLILLGNVLILLAVVAEPSLHKPMYFFLINLSALDILFTTTTVPKMLSLLLLGDRFLSFPACFLQMYLFHSFSCSEAFILVVMAYDRYVAICCPLHYPVLMTPQTNATLAACAWLTALLLPIPAVVQTSHLAFDSTAHIYHCFCDHLAVVQASCSDTMPQTFMGFCIAMVVSFLPLLLVLLSYAHILASVLRISSREGRSKAFSTCSSHLLVVGTYYSSIAIAYVAYRADLPLDFHIMDNVVYAILTPVFNPLIYTLRNKDVKAAITRMACL from the coding sequence ATGGAAACTATAGCCTGTAATGGATCAGAGGATTCCTCACCCATCTTCTACCTGGTGGGCATTCCTTCTCTGCCCAAATCCCTCTTTCTTCCtatcttctttgtctttctcttcctttacctGCTCATCCTGCTGGGAAATGTCCTGATCCTACTGGCTGTGGTGGCAGAGCCCAGCCTCCACAagcccatgtacttcttcctgatTAATCTCTCAGCCCTGGACATCCTTTTCACCACAACCACCGTCCCCAAGATGCTGTCCCTCCTCTTACTTGGGGACCGCTTCCTCAGCTTCCCTGCCTGCTTCCTGCAGATGTACCTCTTCCACAGCTTCTCCTGCTCTGAAGCCTTCATCCTGGTggtcatggcctatgaccgctatgtggctaTCTGCTGCCCACTGCACTACCCTGTCCTCATGACCCCACAGACCAATGCTACACTGGCAGCCTGTGCCTGGCTcactgccctcctcctgcccatccCAGCAGTGGTGCAGACTTCCCACTTGGCTTTTGACAGCACTGCTCACATCTATCACTGCTTCTGTGACCACTTGGCCGTGGTCCAGGCCTCCTGCTCTGACACCATGCCCCAGACCTTCATGGGCTTCTGCATTGCCATGGTGGTAtccttcctgccccttctcctggTGCTTCTCTCCTATGCCCACATCCTGGCCTCGGTGCTTCGCATTAGCTCCCGAGAAGGACGTTCAAAAGCCTTCTCCACCTGTAGCTCCCACCTCCTGGTGGTTGGCACATACTACTCATCCATTGCCATAGCCTATGTGGCCTATAGGGCTGACCTGCCCCTTGATTTCCACATCATGGACAATGTGGTATATGCTATTCTCACACCTGTCTTCAACCCTCTCATCTATACGCTGAGGAACAAGGATGTCAAAGCAGCCATCACCAGAATGGCATGTCTCTGA
- the LOC112667416 gene encoding olfactory receptor 2AT4: MEATTCNGSLDGSPVFYLVGIPSLPETFFLPVFFIFLLFYLLILMGNVLILVAVVGEPSLHKPMYFFLINLSTLDILFTTTTVPKMLSLFLLGDHFLSFPACLLQMYLFQSFTCSEAFILVVMAYDRYVAICRPLHYPVHMTPQTNAVLAACAWLTALLLPIPAAVKTSQMAYNNIARIYHCFCDHLALVQASCSDTMPQTLMGFCIAMVVSFLPLLLVLLSYAHILASVLRISSREGRSKAFSTCSSHLLVVGTYYSSIAVAYVAYRADLPLDFHIMGNVAYAILTPILNPLIYTLRNKDVKAAITKITCLKTQS, encoded by the coding sequence ATGGAGGCCACAACCTGTAATGGATCACTGGATGGATCACCTGTCTTCTACCTGGTGGGAATCCCCTCTCTGCCAGAGACCTTCTTCCtccctgtgttttttattttcctcctcttctatctTCTTATCCTTATGGGAAATGTCCTGATCCTGGTGGCTGTGGTGGGAGAGCCCAGCCTCCACAAGCCCATGTACTTCTTTCTGATCAACCTCTCTACTCTGGACATTCTCTTCACCACAACCACCGTCCCCAAGATGCTGTCCCTGTTCCTGCTTGGGGACCACTTCCTCAGCTTCCCTGCCTGCTTATTGCAAATGTACCTCTTCCAAAGCTTCACATGTTCAGAAGCCTTCATCCTGGTggtcatggcctatgaccgctatgtggctaTCTGCCGCCCACTGCACTACCCTGTCCACATGACCCCACAGACCAATGCTGTGCTGGCAGCCTGTGCCTGGCTCACTGCCCTCCTCTTGCCCATCCCAGCAGCGGTCAAGACCTCCCAGATGGCATATAACAACATTGCTCGCATCTACCATTGTTTCTGTGATCACTTGGCTCTGGTCCAGGCCTCCTGCTCTGACACCATGCCCCAGACCCTCATGGGCTTCTGCATTGCCATGGTGGTAtccttcctgccccttctcctggTGCTTCTCTCCTATGCCCACATCCTGGCCTCGGTGCTTCGCATCAGCTCCCGAGAAGGACGTTCAAAAGCCTTCTCCACCTGTAGCTCCCACCTCCTGGTGGTTGGCACATACTACTCATCTATTGCCGTAGCCTATGTGGCCTACAGGGCTGACCTGCCCCTTGACTTCCACATCATGGGCAATGTAGCATATGCTATTCTCACACCAATTCTCAACCCTCTCATTTACACTCTGAGAAACAAGGATGTCAAAGCAGCCATTACCAAAATCACATGTCTCAAGACCCAGTCTTGA